The following proteins are co-located in the Pedobacter sp. FW305-3-2-15-E-R2A2 genome:
- a CDS encoding GH3 auxin-responsive promoter family protein — protein MGLKAALSKPFAALVVKGINKWKKNAVGAQQTILVQLIDSAKDTAFGKDHDFGNIRNYEDFKKNVPIRDYEGLRSYIDRVVEGEADVMWKGKPEYFAKTSGTTSGVKYIPISKESMPEHIKAARNALLTYIHETGKVKFINGKMIFLQGSPVMHKKNGINVGRLSGIVAHLVPKYLQKNRLPSYETNCIEDWEEKVDAIVSETFHQNMTLISGIPPWVQMYFDKLAEKSGGKKIKDIFPEFSLFVYGGVNYEPYRAKIEESIGRKIDAIETYPASEGFIAYQDSQQDKSLLLLAKAGMFYEFIPADEYYNENPTRLSLAEVELEQNYALILNTNAGLWGYSIGDTVKFVSKDPYKIMVTGRIKHFISAFGEHVIGEEVEHALLSVANEEGVGITEFTVAPQVSTPQGELPYHEWFVEFSAAPKDLLAFSKKVDKALQKKNIYYFDLIEGKILQPLIIRSLQKDAFVSYMRGQGKLGGQNKVPRLSNDRKIADDLSSFTIRHRDEQQEESN, from the coding sequence ATGGGATTAAAAGCGGCATTAAGTAAACCGTTTGCTGCTCTTGTTGTTAAGGGCATCAATAAATGGAAAAAAAATGCAGTAGGTGCTCAGCAGACCATTCTGGTACAACTCATCGACTCCGCAAAGGATACTGCTTTTGGTAAAGATCATGATTTCGGAAACATCCGGAATTATGAAGACTTTAAGAAAAACGTACCTATCAGGGATTATGAAGGCTTGAGGTCTTATATCGACAGGGTAGTGGAAGGCGAGGCCGACGTGATGTGGAAGGGGAAACCGGAATACTTTGCCAAGACTTCAGGCACAACCTCGGGTGTCAAATACATTCCGATTTCTAAGGAATCTATGCCGGAGCATATTAAAGCTGCCAGAAATGCCTTGTTAACTTATATCCATGAAACGGGCAAAGTGAAGTTCATCAATGGGAAAATGATCTTTTTACAGGGAAGTCCGGTGATGCATAAAAAGAACGGCATCAATGTAGGCCGTTTATCCGGTATCGTTGCCCATCTTGTTCCTAAATATTTGCAGAAAAACCGTTTGCCTTCTTATGAAACCAATTGCATTGAAGATTGGGAAGAAAAGGTAGATGCGATTGTTTCAGAAACTTTTCATCAGAACATGACTTTGATCTCGGGGATTCCACCTTGGGTACAAATGTATTTTGACAAGCTTGCCGAGAAATCCGGCGGAAAAAAAATCAAAGATATCTTTCCTGAATTTAGCCTCTTCGTTTATGGCGGGGTAAATTACGAACCTTATCGTGCGAAGATAGAAGAGAGCATTGGAAGGAAGATTGATGCAATTGAAACTTATCCTGCTTCAGAAGGATTTATCGCTTATCAGGATAGTCAGCAGGATAAAAGCTTATTGCTGTTGGCAAAAGCAGGTATGTTTTATGAGTTTATTCCTGCAGATGAATATTATAATGAAAATCCAACACGTTTAAGTCTGGCAGAAGTAGAGCTGGAGCAAAATTATGCTTTGATTCTGAATACGAATGCCGGATTATGGGGTTACAGCATTGGTGACACGGTTAAGTTTGTTTCCAAAGATCCTTATAAGATTATGGTAACGGGTAGAATTAAACATTTTATCTCCGCTTTTGGAGAACATGTGATTGGCGAGGAAGTAGAACATGCGTTGCTATCCGTGGCGAATGAAGAAGGTGTAGGTATCACCGAATTTACCGTGGCCCCACAAGTGAGTACCCCGCAGGGAGAATTGCCTTACCATGAATGGTTTGTGGAATTCTCGGCCGCCCCGAAAGACCTTCTTGCTTTTAGTAAAAAGGTAGATAAGGCTTTGCAAAAGAAGAATATTTACTATTTTGACCTCATTGAAGGAAAAATACTGCAACCTTTAATCATTCGTTCCCTTCAAAAAGATGCATTTGTAAGCTATATGAGGGGACAGGGTAAGCTCGGCGGACAAAATAAAGTTCCCCGTTTATCAAATGACAGGAAGATTGCGGATGATTTAAGTAGTTTTACAATTCGTCATAGGGACGAGCAACAAGAAGAATCTAATTGA
- a CDS encoding dihydroorotase produces the protein MNLLITGVTIADPNSQFNQKTCDVRVEQGKITAIGNNLNPANKEEVFDGTGAILSPGFFDLNCSIGDPGFETKEDIETATKAAMSGGFTGLAVLPHTKPVVHSKGEVAYIINKAKGNLVDVLPVGAVSHDLEGKELAEMYDMQQSGAVAFSDGSKPITDDGFMSRALQYVKGFNGLMMVHPENKSIAGKSQINESKTSVLLGMKGVPALAEEMHISRDIFLATYHDAPLHISNITTAGSVALIKRAKKDGVKISCDVAAHYLVFTEELLNDFDSNYKVKPPLRGKSDTKALLNGLKDGTIDAVCSQHRPQEIEFKAVEFEIASYGIIALQTVLPLLIKAGLDATQIAEKLSINPRKLLNLPVPVIAENETANFTVYHPAKEWEYNSTNNQSKSANSPLLNKKLTGKVQLVYNNKQLQAYG, from the coding sequence ATGAATCTTCTCATCACTGGCGTAACTATTGCCGACCCAAACAGCCAGTTCAATCAAAAAACTTGTGATGTACGTGTAGAACAGGGCAAGATTACTGCTATTGGGAATAACCTGAACCCTGCAAACAAGGAAGAAGTTTTTGATGGAACCGGTGCAATCTTATCTCCGGGATTCTTCGACCTGAACTGCTCCATTGGGGATCCGGGTTTTGAAACCAAGGAAGATATAGAAACGGCAACCAAAGCTGCTATGTCCGGAGGTTTTACCGGCCTGGCCGTTTTACCGCATACCAAACCAGTGGTTCATTCTAAGGGAGAGGTGGCCTATATCATCAATAAAGCAAAGGGAAACCTGGTAGATGTATTGCCTGTAGGGGCAGTAAGTCATGACCTGGAAGGTAAAGAACTGGCAGAAATGTACGACATGCAGCAATCCGGAGCTGTTGCTTTCTCTGATGGCAGCAAGCCGATTACAGACGATGGTTTCATGAGCCGTGCATTGCAATATGTAAAAGGCTTCAATGGCCTGATGATGGTGCATCCTGAAAATAAATCCATAGCCGGAAAATCGCAGATCAATGAAAGTAAGACCAGTGTATTACTGGGCATGAAGGGGGTTCCTGCATTGGCGGAAGAAATGCACATCAGCAGAGATATTTTTCTGGCAACTTATCATGATGCGCCGCTACACATCAGCAACATTACTACTGCAGGATCAGTGGCATTGATCAAAAGAGCAAAAAAGGATGGAGTAAAGATCAGCTGTGATGTCGCTGCACATTACCTGGTGTTTACAGAAGAATTGTTGAACGATTTCGACAGCAACTATAAAGTGAAACCTCCTTTGCGCGGTAAGTCTGATACAAAAGCATTGTTAAATGGTTTAAAAGACGGAACTATTGATGCGGTATGCTCACAACACCGTCCACAGGAGATCGAATTTAAAGCGGTAGAATTTGAAATCGCTTCTTATGGCATCATCGCCCTGCAAACGGTTTTACCTTTACTGATCAAAGCCGGCCTGGATGCGACTCAGATTGCAGAGAAACTTTCCATCAATCCCCGCAAATTATTAAACCTTCCTGTCCCTGTGATTGCAGAAAATGAAACGGCCAATTTTACGGTTTATCATCCGGCAAAGGAATGGGAATACAATAGCACTAACAATCAATCAAAATCGGCAAATTCACCGCTTTTGAATAAAAAATTAACCGGTAAAGTTCAACTGGTATATAACAACAAACAATTACAAGCATATGGATAA
- a CDS encoding DUF4199 domain-containing protein produces the protein MKETATLNQLSAKNGVIIAIVIVVLSLVTHFINPLMPYTNFWFQIGMFVLCIGLLVYSGKSVRTELGGYWSFGDAFKSFLIIALILTAATTLYNILLMTVIDPGLSAKAASAMEESQRAMMSKMGMSDEQVDEALAKAGSMEEKLRITPKNIITSFGVGLAIYSVIALILAAILKRNPPLFKTGVEE, from the coding sequence ATGAAAGAAACAGCGACTCTTAACCAGCTATCAGCAAAAAATGGTGTCATTATCGCCATTGTGATTGTGGTACTTTCCTTAGTCACTCATTTTATCAACCCATTAATGCCTTATACGAACTTCTGGTTCCAGATCGGGATGTTTGTGCTTTGTATCGGCCTGCTAGTGTATTCTGGCAAGTCTGTCAGGACTGAATTGGGAGGGTACTGGAGTTTTGGTGATGCTTTCAAATCATTTCTGATCATTGCGCTTATTCTTACGGCAGCGACTACACTTTATAACATTTTGTTAATGACTGTTATAGATCCGGGACTTTCGGCCAAAGCTGCATCAGCAATGGAGGAAAGTCAGCGAGCGATGATGAGCAAAATGGGAATGTCTGATGAACAGGTCGATGAGGCATTGGCAAAAGCAGGAAGTATGGAAGAGAAGCTAAGGATTACGCCTAAAAATATCATCACCAGCTTTGGTGTAGGTTTGGCAATTTATAGTGTAATTGCCCTGATCCTTGCTGCTATTCTTAAAAGAAATCCTCCTCTTTTTAAAACAGGAGTTGAAGAGTAA
- a CDS encoding glycosyltransferase: MFFSIIIPLYNRPQEIDELLKTLTHQSYTQFEVLVIEDGSTNDAKAIVQKYEQLLDVKYFFKPNEGQGFARNYGFERAKGDYFVIFDSDCLIPEDYLELVKNYLFEHHLDAYGGPDAAHETFTPVQKAISYAMTSPFTTGGIRGNKKHIGQFHPRSFNMGVSREVYEKVGGFILTRLGEDIEYSIRIHENGFKIGLIPAAKVFHKRRTSFSQFYKQLHFFGRARINIYKHFPSELKLVHFFPAAFSCFVLFSVLMNILWPTLAYICDFILLVYFVMIFFHSWQVNKSVKVAFFSIIASFIQLTAYGLGFMQDFFKRVVFKQQ, encoded by the coding sequence ATGTTTTTCTCTATAATTATACCACTTTATAACCGCCCTCAGGAAATAGATGAGTTACTGAAAACATTAACCCATCAGAGCTATACACAGTTTGAGGTGCTGGTCATCGAAGATGGGTCTACCAATGATGCAAAGGCGATTGTACAGAAATATGAACAATTACTGGATGTGAAATATTTCTTTAAGCCCAATGAAGGACAAGGCTTTGCCAGAAATTATGGCTTTGAAAGGGCTAAAGGTGACTATTTCGTTATTTTTGACTCCGACTGCCTGATTCCGGAAGATTACCTGGAGCTTGTCAAGAACTACCTGTTTGAGCATCACCTGGATGCTTACGGCGGTCCGGATGCGGCACATGAGACTTTTACTCCTGTACAAAAAGCCATCAGCTATGCCATGACCTCCCCGTTTACCACCGGAGGAATCAGAGGCAATAAAAAACACATCGGGCAATTCCATCCCCGAAGCTTCAATATGGGGGTGTCCCGCGAAGTTTATGAAAAAGTCGGTGGATTTATCCTCACCCGTTTAGGGGAGGATATTGAATATAGCATCAGGATTCACGAGAATGGATTTAAAATTGGTTTAATTCCTGCAGCTAAAGTTTTTCACAAAAGAAGGACGAGTTTTAGTCAGTTTTATAAACAACTGCACTTTTTCGGAAGAGCAAGGATCAATATTTACAAACATTTTCCTTCCGAGTTGAAATTAGTACATTTTTTTCCGGCAGCATTCAGCTGTTTTGTCTTATTTAGTGTATTAATGAACATCTTATGGCCAACTTTGGCTTATATCTGTGATTTTATATTATTGGTATACTTTGTGATGATCTTTTTTCATTCCTGGCAAGTCAATAAGTCAGTAAAGGTTGCTTTTTTTAGTATAATTGCATCGTTTATTCAACTAACCGCTTATGGGTTAGGGTTTATGCAAGATTTTTTTAAGCGTGTAGTATTTAAACAACAATGA
- a CDS encoding 1-deoxy-D-xylulose-5-phosphate reductoisomerase, protein MKNIAILGATGSVGTQALAVIQANPGLYKVSALTAQSNAALLISQALTFLPDLVVIGDENQYQAVKSALSGTVIRVLAGEEALCEAASLAEVDMVLTAIVGSVGLRPTIAAIEAGKEIALANKETLVVAGDLITRLAKKYGVSIIPVDSEHSAIFQCLVGEGNESIEKIYLTASGGPFRGKDREFLANVTKVQALKHPNWVMGAKITIDSASLMNKGLEVIEAKWLFDLEADQIDVIVHPQSIIHSIAQFKDGSMKAQMGVPDMRLPIHYALAYPHRISSDFRRFNFLDYPELSFYKADNDTFRNLDLAYVALRKGGNMPCIINAANEVVVNAFLQDQIGFLQMSDVIEQCMEEIAFIDEPGLNNYLETDHHTRIFANQLVTK, encoded by the coding sequence TTGAAAAATATAGCTATACTAGGTGCTACGGGTTCTGTAGGAACTCAAGCCTTAGCTGTAATCCAGGCAAACCCGGGATTATACAAGGTTTCAGCACTAACCGCTCAATCGAATGCCGCATTGTTAATCAGTCAGGCGTTAACGTTCCTGCCGGATTTGGTGGTGATCGGTGATGAAAATCAATATCAGGCGGTAAAATCCGCATTGTCAGGAACTGTGATCCGCGTGTTGGCAGGAGAAGAAGCTTTATGTGAAGCCGCATCCTTAGCCGAGGTAGATATGGTGCTGACAGCGATTGTGGGTTCCGTAGGTTTACGACCAACTATAGCGGCTATAGAAGCAGGAAAAGAGATCGCCCTTGCGAACAAGGAAACACTTGTTGTAGCTGGAGATCTGATTACCCGGCTGGCCAAAAAATATGGGGTAAGTATCATTCCGGTAGATTCTGAACATTCGGCAATTTTTCAATGTCTGGTAGGCGAGGGGAATGAGTCGATTGAAAAGATTTACCTGACGGCATCCGGTGGCCCTTTCAGAGGAAAAGACCGGGAATTTTTGGCCAATGTGACTAAAGTCCAGGCTCTGAAACACCCGAACTGGGTGATGGGTGCCAAGATCACCATTGACTCTGCTTCCTTAATGAATAAAGGGTTGGAAGTGATCGAAGCCAAATGGTTGTTTGACCTGGAGGCTGATCAGATTGATGTGATCGTACATCCCCAATCGATCATCCATTCCATCGCACAGTTTAAAGACGGATCGATGAAAGCGCAAATGGGCGTTCCGGACATGAGACTGCCAATTCACTATGCTTTAGCCTATCCTCATAGAATAAGCAGCGACTTTAGGCGTTTTAACTTTCTGGACTATCCTGAACTGAGCTTTTATAAGGCGGATAACGATACTTTTAGAAATCTGGATCTGGCCTATGTTGCACTACGCAAAGGAGGAAACATGCCTTGCATCATTAATGCCGCAAATGAGGTGGTGGTTAATGCCTTTTTACAGGATCAGATCGGTTTTTTACAGATGAGTGATGTAATTGAACAATGCATGGAAGAAATTGCATTTATTGATGAACCAGGCCTGAATAATTATTTAGAAACGGATCATCATACGCGTATATTTGCCAATCAATTAGTAACAAAATAG
- a CDS encoding BatA domain-containing protein has product MNFLYPGFLFALLAIAIPIAIHLFNFRKFKKVYFSNVQFLKEAKEQNSSREKLKHLLVLISRIFAVVFLVFAFARPFIPLSATGEPGRRNLISIYIDNSYSMETVNKEGNLLDEAKRKAKEIAAAYQLNDQFQLLTNDFEGKHQRAVNKEEFIQLLEELKISPASRSLQQVVNRLQRESGANRNQIAYLLSDFQKSFVGIQPIESDKDIRYSLIKLNANSLPNISVDSVWSLSPVHQPNQAEQFVVQLHNYGEEDAADIPIKLTINQQQKAISNTKVSAGKSVKDTLSFSGLQKGWQKGLLTIKDFPLTFDDALNFSFQVNTEMNVLNISGDPSQKFIKSLFAADPYFKLSEMPEANIKYSSFSDYSLIVLSGLKQPSSGLAQQLKNYVKNGGSVVIFPDLDANGAIYTPFLTALSLPAVKQLNSGPAITSSIELKDPVFKDVFDQVPSNMDLPVVTRYFSYLEKNAGGKQGILQLPLGQFLFARYPSGAGSMYLSASSLDPKDGNLSRHPVFVPMMFKIAFSSLKEQPLYYTSGESDLLEHQKISLGANQSLTLKSDGVEVIPEVRQIPGKTLLYVADQIRKSGFYDLKKADSVLAVVAFNDNRKESDMHYATDQNLTDLFGKQKIALYNSQKDALSLNIQAKNNSIELWKLCLILAVVFLAIEILLIRFFNKTKNIQTP; this is encoded by the coding sequence ATGAATTTCCTATACCCAGGTTTTCTTTTTGCACTGCTGGCAATAGCCATTCCTATTGCAATTCACTTATTTAATTTCAGGAAATTCAAGAAGGTATATTTTAGTAATGTACAATTCTTAAAGGAAGCCAAAGAACAGAACTCCTCCAGGGAAAAGCTAAAACATTTACTGGTTCTGATCAGCAGGATTTTTGCAGTCGTATTTTTGGTCTTTGCCTTTGCACGACCTTTTATTCCATTGTCAGCTACAGGAGAGCCGGGAAGAAGAAACCTGATTAGCATCTATATCGACAACTCCTATAGCATGGAGACGGTAAACAAGGAGGGGAATTTACTGGATGAAGCGAAAAGGAAGGCCAAAGAAATTGCGGCGGCTTATCAGCTGAATGATCAGTTCCAGCTCCTGACCAACGATTTTGAAGGGAAACATCAACGGGCAGTCAACAAAGAGGAGTTTATACAATTACTGGAGGAGTTGAAGATCTCGCCTGCAAGCAGAAGTCTGCAGCAGGTCGTCAACAGGCTGCAGCGGGAAAGCGGGGCGAACAGAAATCAGATCGCCTATTTGTTGTCCGATTTTCAGAAGAGCTTTGTAGGCATTCAGCCGATTGAGTCGGATAAAGACATCCGTTACTCACTGATTAAATTAAACGCGAATAGCCTTCCAAATATTTCTGTGGACAGCGTATGGAGCTTATCGCCTGTCCATCAGCCGAATCAGGCAGAGCAGTTCGTGGTTCAGCTTCACAACTACGGGGAAGAGGATGCTGCAGATATTCCTATAAAATTAACGATTAACCAGCAACAGAAGGCCATCAGCAATACAAAAGTCTCTGCCGGTAAATCAGTAAAAGACACTTTATCCTTTAGCGGATTACAAAAGGGATGGCAAAAAGGACTGCTTACAATTAAGGACTTTCCACTTACTTTTGATGATGCGCTGAATTTTAGTTTCCAGGTGAACACGGAAATGAACGTATTGAACATTAGTGGAGATCCTTCACAAAAATTCATTAAATCGCTGTTTGCTGCTGATCCTTATTTCAAGCTTAGCGAAATGCCGGAAGCCAATATCAAATATTCCAGCTTTTCTGATTACAGTTTGATTGTACTTAGCGGATTAAAACAACCGTCTTCCGGACTGGCTCAGCAATTGAAAAACTACGTGAAAAACGGCGGATCAGTAGTCATCTTCCCGGACCTCGATGCCAATGGTGCGATATATACCCCATTTCTAACCGCTTTATCTTTACCGGCGGTAAAACAACTCAATTCCGGACCAGCCATTACGAGTAGCATTGAATTGAAAGATCCTGTTTTCAAAGATGTATTTGATCAGGTGCCTTCCAATATGGATCTTCCGGTGGTGACCCGTTATTTCAGTTATCTGGAAAAGAATGCCGGAGGAAAACAAGGCATTCTACAATTGCCTTTGGGTCAGTTTCTTTTCGCAAGATATCCTTCCGGAGCGGGATCCATGTATTTGTCGGCCAGCTCACTGGATCCCAAAGACGGGAACCTGTCCAGACATCCGGTATTTGTACCAATGATGTTTAAAATTGCTTTCTCAAGCCTCAAGGAACAGCCTTTGTATTATACTTCAGGAGAAAGTGACCTGCTGGAACATCAGAAGATTTCTTTAGGAGCGAATCAATCCTTAACCTTAAAATCTGATGGGGTAGAAGTCATCCCTGAAGTCAGACAAATACCTGGGAAAACGCTATTGTACGTTGCCGATCAGATCCGGAAGTCCGGTTTCTACGATTTAAAGAAAGCAGATTCTGTATTGGCAGTCGTGGCCTTCAACGACAACAGGAAAGAATCTGATATGCATTATGCCACAGATCAAAACCTGACCGATTTATTCGGCAAACAAAAGATTGCGCTTTACAATTCTCAGAAAGATGCTTTGTCCTTAAATATCCAGGCAAAAAATAACAGCATAGAGTTATGGAAACTTTGCCTAATTTTGGCTGTTGTTTTTTTAGCCATTGAAATACTATTGATCCGATTTTTTAATAAAACAAAAAACATACAAACACCATGA
- a CDS encoding glycosyltransferase family 2 protein, whose amino-acid sequence MDISIVVPLYNEDESLPELTSWIAKVMAENNFSYEILFVDDGSTDNSWSVIEDLKTQFDAVKGIKFRRNYGKSAALNVAFEAAQGDVVITMDADLQDSPDEIPELFRRIKEEKLDIISGWKKKRYDPITKTIPTKLFNAATRKMSGIQLNDFNCGLKAYRHDVVKTIEVYGEMHRYIPVIAKWAGFKKIGEQVVEHRARKYGVTKFGLSRFINGFLDLLSIFFVGKFGKRPMHFFGSLGVLSFLLGTFMALWLIGEKLYHIAMLIPYKRDVTDQPLFYIALVAIILGSQLFLTGFVAELVTRNAPERNAYLIEKEIS is encoded by the coding sequence ATGGATATTTCTATTGTAGTTCCTTTATATAATGAAGACGAGTCTCTTCCTGAGCTGACTTCCTGGATTGCCAAGGTAATGGCAGAAAATAACTTTTCTTATGAAATCCTGTTTGTCGATGATGGAAGTACCGATAATTCATGGTCTGTAATTGAGGATTTGAAAACTCAGTTCGATGCGGTAAAAGGGATTAAATTCAGAAGGAATTACGGCAAATCAGCTGCCCTGAATGTTGCTTTCGAAGCAGCACAGGGAGATGTAGTGATCACCATGGATGCAGATTTACAGGACAGCCCGGATGAAATTCCGGAGTTGTTCCGCAGAATTAAGGAAGAGAAGCTGGACATCATCTCCGGATGGAAAAAGAAACGCTACGATCCGATCACGAAGACCATTCCTACTAAATTATTCAATGCAGCCACAAGAAAGATGTCGGGAATTCAACTGAACGATTTCAATTGCGGGCTAAAAGCATACCGTCATGACGTGGTGAAAACCATTGAAGTGTACGGGGAAATGCACCGTTATATTCCTGTAATTGCCAAATGGGCCGGTTTCAAAAAAATCGGTGAGCAGGTGGTAGAACACAGGGCCAGAAAATACGGGGTGACTAAATTCGGACTCAGCCGTTTTATCAATGGTTTCCTGGATTTGTTATCAATCTTCTTTGTTGGCAAGTTTGGGAAAAGACCCATGCACTTTTTTGGTTCGTTGGGTGTATTGAGCTTCCTGCTTGGAACTTTTATGGCTTTATGGCTGATTGGAGAGAAACTCTACCATATTGCCATGCTGATCCCATATAAAAGAGATGTGACCGACCAGCCCTTATTTTATATTGCATTAGTGGCCATTATACTGGGATCACAACTTTTCCTTACCGGATTTGTAGCGGAACTCGTGACACGTAATGCACCCGAAAGAAATGCTTATCTGATAGAAAAGGAGATCTCTTAA